One segment of Candidatus Nitrospira nitrificans DNA contains the following:
- a CDS encoding site-specific integrase, which translates to MTKEQTEALISNWIEAELEEYEDARAMQTAAYDEDEREATYIALSNKFESLQEDLVSNDLRSIATEADDLLKLAGLTLGKDSAEFRGMCRRLLRAKIEVLRVEADRLEGEYRDNHLTRPASISSGKEKTSLGQKQSPLFSIVLEKYLATNPRPARTAQPLKAEFLRFIETIGGDKPVATITKADGVAYKESLQLVRKIHLTTCIKHISNMDTLFRWAEVHGYLPEGSSSPLKGLAPSKRQAKKHSLDRRPFTDSELLMVFGSTKFKRQRRERPERYWLVLLLLFQVCRREEAGQLYIKNFGEAEGIPYLHIIDEEKDQTLKNDGSRRKVPLHTSLIKLGFMQYVSSMRKAEHARLFPQLARKGNNGYADPVGKWFGRMVTGLGLTDPRLVIHSLRHGGITKLHSAGVPVNIVEILVGHSAGNVHEQYVHKELIPMQTLQDGLERLDYSEVVNLLS; encoded by the coding sequence ATGACAAAAGAACAAACCGAAGCATTGATATCAAATTGGATCGAAGCAGAGCTTGAAGAGTATGAAGACGCTCGTGCTATGCAAACAGCTGCATACGATGAGGACGAACGAGAAGCAACCTACATCGCCCTGTCGAATAAGTTTGAATCTCTTCAAGAGGATTTAGTGTCGAATGATCTTCGCTCAATCGCAACCGAGGCTGATGATCTCCTGAAACTCGCCGGTTTGACGCTGGGGAAAGACTCGGCGGAGTTTCGGGGGATGTGTAGGCGGTTGCTTCGGGCAAAGATTGAAGTACTTCGTGTAGAAGCGGACCGGCTAGAGGGTGAGTATCGAGACAATCATTTGACTCGACCTGCATCCATTTCTTCGGGAAAGGAAAAGACTTCACTGGGCCAGAAACAAAGCCCATTATTCTCGATTGTCTTAGAGAAATACCTTGCTACCAATCCACGTCCAGCGAGAACAGCCCAACCCCTGAAAGCAGAATTTCTTCGCTTCATTGAGACCATTGGAGGAGACAAACCGGTTGCTACCATCACGAAGGCCGATGGGGTTGCCTACAAGGAAAGCCTACAGCTAGTTCGGAAGATCCACCTGACAACCTGTATCAAGCATATCTCCAATATGGACACTTTGTTTAGGTGGGCGGAAGTTCACGGATACCTTCCCGAGGGCAGTAGTAGCCCATTGAAGGGCCTAGCCCCAAGTAAAAGACAGGCGAAGAAACATTCCCTAGATCGTCGCCCTTTCACCGATTCAGAACTGCTGATGGTCTTTGGCTCAACAAAATTCAAGAGGCAGCGCAGAGAACGGCCTGAGCGGTATTGGCTGGTGTTGCTTCTACTCTTTCAAGTCTGTCGGCGAGAAGAAGCCGGACAGCTGTACATTAAGAATTTTGGTGAAGCGGAGGGCATTCCATACTTGCACATTATCGATGAAGAGAAAGACCAAACGCTCAAGAACGATGGGAGTAGGCGGAAAGTCCCTCTTCATACAAGTCTCATCAAGCTCGGCTTCATGCAGTACGTTTCCTCAATGAGAAAGGCGGAACATGCGCGGCTGTTCCCCCAGCTCGCTAGAAAAGGAAACAACGGATATGCCGATCCGGTAGGGAAATGGTTTGGCCGGATGGTGACGGGCCTAGGCCTAACCGATCCTCGCTTGGTTATTCACTCGCTGAGGCATGGGGGAATTACAAAGTTGCATAGCGCCGGTGTGCCGGTCAATATCGTGGAGATCCTGGTTGGACATTCGGCGGGGAACGTGCATGAGCAATACGTACATAAGGAACTGATCCCAATGCAGACCCTTCAGGATGGTCTGGAACGGTTGGACTACTCGGAGGTGGTCAACTTGCTAAGCTGA
- the lptE gene encoding LPS assembly lipoprotein LptE — MSRNPERRGPTFSILSALVSALIASTVAACGYQFRVEGAGPTIGGPSVTASQEPPPRLIIRPLLNNSFEPNVEARYTNYLREEFSAGSGAQVVPDSEAADLVLTGQILSVIVPTLSFSSTATLESRTEVVVMARVEDVRSRKVVWSQVVKGASEFFVTPDLQFNRSLQNRAIEQAGRFVAADLAARFLLQLETGALTKQSSAPASVSH, encoded by the coding sequence GTGAGCAGGAATCCGGAGAGAAGAGGGCCGACTTTTTCCATTCTCAGCGCTCTCGTCTCAGCGCTTATCGCCTCGACGGTGGCTGCCTGTGGCTACCAGTTTCGTGTGGAAGGGGCCGGCCCGACCATCGGAGGACCCTCCGTGACAGCCTCCCAAGAGCCGCCGCCGCGCCTCATCATCCGGCCATTGCTCAATAACAGTTTTGAGCCGAATGTGGAAGCGCGATACACGAACTACCTCCGCGAGGAGTTTTCCGCCGGCAGTGGGGCGCAGGTCGTGCCTGATTCCGAAGCGGCGGATCTTGTATTGACCGGGCAAATCCTTTCGGTGATCGTGCCGACGCTCAGTTTTTCGTCGACGGCAACGTTGGAAAGCAGAACCGAGGTGGTTGTCATGGCCCGGGTTGAAGACGTCCGGTCAAGAAAAGTGGTCTGGAGCCAAGTCGTCAAAGGAGCGTCGGAGTTCTTCGTGACGCCGGATCTCCAGTTCAATCGCTCGCTGCAGAATCGCGCGATTGAACAGGCGGGCCGTTTTGTGGCGGCTGATCTGGCGGCGCGGTTCTTGTTGCAGCTCGAGACCGGGGCGCTCACGAAGCAGTCGTCTGCGCCGGCTTCCGTGTCACATTAA
- a CDS encoding PIN domain-containing protein, producing the protein MVWFNGSVTVEVPDLLIATTALQHGLPLWTADSDFKRIAAVAPLHLELFGAD; encoded by the coding sequence GTGGTGTGGTTCAACGGATCGGTGACGGTGGAGGTGCCCGATCTGCTCATCGCGACCACGGCGCTTCAGCATGGCCTGCCGTTGTGGACGGCGGATAGTGATTTCAAACGAATCGCAGCCGTCGCCCCGTTGCATCTTGAATTGTTTGGAGCCGATTAG
- the rpsT gene encoding 30S ribosomal protein S20 encodes MPQIHKSTIRSARQAERRHERNRATMNAVKTLIKKVQSAVAGKKADEAKTTLLEATSAIGKAVSKGALHPNTASRRISRLALHVNGLSGS; translated from the coding sequence ATGCCGCAGATTCATAAATCGACGATTCGAAGCGCGCGCCAAGCCGAGCGACGGCATGAGCGGAACCGGGCCACGATGAATGCGGTGAAGACGCTCATCAAGAAGGTTCAATCCGCCGTAGCCGGCAAAAAGGCTGATGAGGCCAAAACCACCTTGCTGGAAGCCACCTCGGCGATCGGGAAAGCCGTTTCGAAAGGCGCCCTTCATCCCAATACTGCATCCCGTCGAATTTCTCGTCTGGCGCTGCACGTCAACGGGCTGTCCGGCTCTTAA
- the leuS gene encoding leucine--tRNA ligase has translation MSKGYDHHAIESKWQAYWEEHRPFKASADLSRPKFYCLDMFPYPSGSGLHVGHLEGYTATDIVSRYKRMKGFNVLHPMGWDAFGLPAEQYAVKTGIHPALTTAQNIATFKRQMKRVGLSYDWEREVSTTDPRYYRWTQWIFLKLFERGLAYVAEVPVNWCPALGTVLANEEIVDGKSEVGGFDVIRKPMRQWVLKITAYADRLLEDLALVEWPSSTLEMQKNWIGRSIGAEVDFALADRNGVIRVFTTRPDTLFGATYMVLAPEHPLVDVLTTGEQKATVQAYRETAAKKSDLQRQELEKEKTGVFTGGYAINPVNQERLPVWIADYVLMSYGTGAIMAVPAHDERDWAFAQQYALPIREVISGGNVRQAAFTDTDRGTVMNSATADGGLSINGLRPSEAIPKITDWLAKQGKGARAVNYKLRDWLFARQRYWGEPFPIVWVDGEARPLPEEQLPLVLPESSNFKPSGTGESPLANLDQWLVTTDPATGKSARRETNTMPQWAGSCWYYLRFIDPRNTTQLVEPAKERYWMPVDLYIGGSEHAVLHLLYSRFWHKVLFDIGVVSTSEPFLKLVHQGIVLGEDNQKMSKSRGNVVNPDEMIDQFGADAVRLYEMFMGPLEATKPWNTRGVEGLTRFLERVWRLMVDEQGRLSNAVVSTAPSLDHQRLLHQTIKKVGEDIEALRFNTAISQMMIFTNEMTKAQQRPRSVVEPFVLLLSPFAPHVAEELWDLLGHPPSVSQQPWPVFDPAMTMSERMTIPVQVNGRLRAKIDVPVGTPRDEIEQLARAEAAEWLQGKESKKVIYVEKKLLNFVI, from the coding sequence ATGAGTAAAGGATACGACCATCACGCCATTGAATCGAAGTGGCAGGCTTATTGGGAAGAGCACCGCCCATTCAAAGCCTCCGCTGACCTATCGAGACCGAAATTTTACTGTCTCGACATGTTTCCCTATCCATCCGGATCCGGGCTCCATGTCGGCCATCTCGAAGGGTACACCGCGACCGATATTGTCTCGCGCTATAAGCGGATGAAGGGCTTCAACGTTCTGCATCCGATGGGGTGGGATGCTTTTGGGTTGCCGGCGGAACAGTACGCCGTCAAAACAGGGATTCATCCCGCCCTGACCACCGCTCAAAACATTGCCACGTTCAAACGCCAAATGAAGCGGGTCGGGCTGTCCTATGACTGGGAACGGGAGGTCAGTACTACCGATCCGCGATACTATCGGTGGACCCAATGGATATTTCTGAAGCTCTTCGAACGGGGATTGGCCTACGTGGCGGAAGTCCCAGTGAACTGGTGTCCGGCGCTCGGCACGGTGTTGGCCAATGAGGAAATCGTCGACGGCAAGAGCGAAGTGGGCGGCTTCGATGTGATTCGCAAGCCGATGCGCCAATGGGTGCTCAAGATCACGGCCTACGCCGATCGACTGCTTGAAGACTTAGCGCTCGTCGAATGGCCTTCCAGTACGCTGGAAATGCAAAAGAATTGGATCGGGCGTTCGATCGGCGCGGAGGTCGATTTCGCCCTGGCGGATCGGAACGGCGTGATCCGCGTGTTCACGACCAGGCCGGACACGCTGTTCGGCGCGACCTATATGGTTCTGGCGCCTGAACACCCGTTGGTCGATGTGCTCACAACCGGCGAGCAGAAAGCCACCGTCCAGGCCTATCGTGAAACCGCGGCCAAGAAAAGCGATCTGCAACGGCAAGAGCTCGAAAAAGAAAAGACCGGTGTCTTCACTGGCGGCTACGCGATCAATCCGGTAAACCAGGAGCGGTTGCCGGTATGGATCGCCGATTACGTCCTGATGAGTTATGGAACAGGGGCCATTATGGCCGTGCCGGCGCATGACGAGCGAGACTGGGCGTTTGCGCAACAATACGCATTGCCGATTCGTGAGGTCATTTCCGGCGGAAATGTCCGGCAAGCGGCTTTTACCGACACGGATCGAGGGACGGTCATGAATTCGGCGACCGCCGATGGCGGCTTGTCGATCAACGGGCTGAGGCCGTCCGAGGCCATTCCCAAGATCACCGATTGGCTGGCGAAACAGGGAAAGGGCGCGCGAGCCGTCAACTACAAACTGCGGGACTGGCTCTTTGCCCGCCAACGCTATTGGGGGGAGCCGTTTCCAATCGTGTGGGTCGACGGAGAAGCGCGTCCGCTTCCGGAAGAACAGCTTCCCCTCGTGTTGCCGGAGTCCAGTAACTTTAAGCCGTCCGGCACAGGCGAGAGTCCATTGGCGAACTTGGACCAGTGGCTCGTCACCACCGATCCCGCCACCGGCAAGTCGGCTCGCCGCGAAACCAACACCATGCCGCAGTGGGCCGGGTCTTGCTGGTACTACCTGCGATTCATCGATCCCCGGAACACGACGCAGCTCGTCGAGCCGGCGAAAGAGCGCTACTGGATGCCGGTGGATCTCTACATCGGCGGCAGCGAACATGCCGTGTTGCATCTCTTGTACTCACGCTTCTGGCATAAGGTCTTGTTCGATATCGGGGTGGTGAGCACGTCCGAGCCGTTTCTGAAGTTGGTGCATCAGGGCATCGTTTTGGGAGAAGACAATCAAAAGATGTCGAAATCGCGCGGCAACGTGGTCAATCCGGATGAGATGATCGATCAGTTCGGCGCGGATGCGGTACGGCTCTATGAGATGTTCATGGGGCCGCTCGAAGCCACGAAGCCTTGGAATACCAGGGGCGTGGAAGGCCTGACCCGTTTTTTGGAACGGGTCTGGCGGCTGATGGTCGATGAGCAAGGCCGGCTCTCAAACGCCGTTGTCTCAACCGCGCCGAGCCTCGATCACCAACGGTTGCTTCACCAAACCATCAAGAAGGTCGGCGAAGACATCGAGGCCCTCCGTTTCAATACGGCGATCTCGCAAATGATGATTTTCACGAATGAGATGACGAAGGCGCAGCAACGGCCTCGATCGGTGGTCGAGCCGTTCGTCTTGCTGCTCTCGCCGTTCGCGCCGCATGTCGCCGAGGAACTCTGGGATCTGTTGGGACACCCTCCCAGCGTGTCGCAACAGCCTTGGCCGGTCTTCGATCCGGCGATGACGATGAGCGAGCGCATGACCATTCCGGTTCAGGTCAATGGTCGGCTTCGGGCGAAGATCGATGTCCCCGTAGGCACGCCGCGTGATGAGATCGAACAATTGGCTCGCGCGGAGGCGGCGGAATGGCTTCAAGGTAAAGAATCGAAAAAGGTGATCTATGTCGAAAAAAAGTTGCTCAACTTTGTCATCTAG
- the der gene encoding ribosome biogenesis GTPase Der translates to MPRTKSAPKQEPTLPLLPIEGGPPPLVAIIGRPNVGKSTLFNKILGAKIAIVDDVPGVTRDRNYADASYRNRKFRLVDTGGLDLSASDSMLTLIRRQSELAIAEADILVMLLDGRSGLTPPDHEVVKLLRGVTKPLFYAINKIDTPKSEPLLADFYKLGTDQLYAVSAEHGLGVAELLDAIYPLLPSTDESDELQQLPRVAVVGRPNVGKSTLVNALLGEERVVVSNVPGTTRDPIDSLVTHQDQRYVFTDTAGIRRRGKIDRGVEGYSVLRSLRAIGRSDIAVLLLDGVEGVTEQDTKIAGAILKQGRACILLINKWDLRAGDAQARQEYELEFHRRFPFLTWAPILYGSAIKAESIHRLFPLLKDVHAMFTKRVPTGMLNIWLQKILDTHPLPARKHKPSAGTKSAFITQVATKPPVFALFVGHPEDITPAYLKYLENQLRETYQFTGTPLRLMVRKK, encoded by the coding sequence ATGCCACGCACGAAGTCTGCTCCCAAGCAAGAACCGACGCTGCCGTTGCTCCCGATAGAGGGCGGGCCACCGCCTCTTGTGGCCATCATCGGCCGACCGAACGTGGGGAAGTCGACGCTGTTCAACAAGATCTTAGGCGCGAAGATCGCCATCGTAGACGACGTCCCCGGCGTAACCCGCGACCGTAACTATGCCGATGCCTCATACCGCAATCGAAAGTTTCGGCTCGTCGACACGGGAGGACTGGATCTGTCCGCATCGGACAGCATGTTGACCTTGATTCGACGGCAGTCGGAACTGGCGATCGCTGAAGCGGACATCCTCGTCATGCTCCTGGACGGCCGCTCAGGGCTCACCCCGCCGGATCATGAAGTCGTGAAGCTCTTACGCGGAGTGACGAAGCCCCTGTTCTATGCGATCAACAAGATCGACACGCCGAAATCCGAGCCCCTCCTCGCCGATTTCTATAAGTTGGGCACCGACCAACTCTATGCCGTGTCCGCCGAACACGGTCTGGGTGTCGCCGAGTTGTTGGATGCGATCTATCCGCTGCTCCCATCGACTGACGAATCCGACGAACTGCAACAACTGCCTCGCGTGGCCGTGGTGGGACGTCCGAACGTCGGCAAGTCCACCCTCGTGAACGCGCTGCTGGGAGAGGAACGGGTCGTCGTCAGCAACGTTCCGGGAACGACGCGGGATCCGATCGATTCGCTGGTCACCCACCAGGATCAACGCTATGTCTTCACCGACACGGCCGGCATCAGACGGCGCGGCAAGATCGACCGTGGGGTGGAAGGATACAGTGTCCTTCGATCACTCCGTGCCATCGGTCGGTCCGACATCGCGGTCCTTCTCCTGGACGGCGTGGAAGGGGTCACGGAACAAGACACCAAGATCGCCGGGGCCATTCTCAAACAAGGGCGCGCCTGCATTCTCTTGATCAACAAGTGGGATCTGCGAGCCGGAGACGCTCAGGCGCGACAAGAGTATGAACTTGAATTCCATCGACGATTTCCCTTTCTGACCTGGGCTCCCATCCTGTATGGATCAGCCATCAAGGCGGAATCCATCCACCGCCTCTTCCCGCTCCTCAAGGACGTGCACGCCATGTTCACCAAACGCGTCCCCACCGGAATGTTGAATATCTGGCTGCAGAAAATCCTCGACACCCATCCGCTGCCGGCCCGCAAACACAAGCCGTCAGCCGGCACGAAGTCCGCGTTTATCACACAGGTCGCCACCAAACCGCCGGTCTTCGCATTGTTTGTCGGCCATCCAGAGGACATTACCCCGGCGTATCTGAAATATTTAGAGAATCAACTGCGCGAGACCTACCAATTCACCGGTACCCCGCTCCGCCTCATGGTGAGGAAGAAGTAA
- the holA gene encoding DNA polymerase III subunit delta: protein MASAMSPVQLEAALKQQAPGSLYLVVGEEDLLRDSALAAITRAVLGSERNEFNYELFYGDDASGTDIRNSVAAVPVFADRRVVVVKAAEKLIARESEPLLDCVNKPVDSTTLVFVSPKLDGRLKFSQALARAAVMVDCSPLREAQLPSWIAREAERVGLRLEDAAAYVLQEACGASLYGLRRELEKLASYVPADRAVTAADVHLLRGMEPGASVFDLTLAIAEGRRGQALSILARNIEAGEAPLRILGSLAWQYRRLWKVKESLANGGREGEAARGLRMDPWKVRPFLNRFSERHLQSALGLFLDTDGRLKGGSGSRPRLVLERLLLKLCEDTANPQGEPPNRPSVPPKRVPGRVVSNVRTIKSRTAR from the coding sequence ATGGCATCCGCGATGAGCCCTGTGCAGCTGGAAGCGGCGCTGAAACAGCAGGCGCCCGGGTCTCTGTATCTCGTCGTGGGGGAAGAAGACCTTCTGCGGGATTCCGCGCTCGCTGCCATCACGCGCGCGGTGCTTGGCAGCGAAAGAAATGAATTCAATTACGAACTGTTTTATGGAGATGACGCGAGCGGAACCGATATTCGGAACAGTGTGGCGGCCGTGCCGGTCTTCGCGGATCGTCGCGTCGTCGTGGTGAAGGCGGCGGAGAAACTGATCGCTCGAGAAAGCGAGCCGCTGCTCGATTGTGTCAACAAGCCGGTGGACTCCACGACGCTCGTGTTTGTGAGCCCGAAGCTGGATGGTCGGTTGAAATTTTCACAAGCCCTGGCGCGCGCGGCGGTCATGGTCGATTGCTCACCTCTCCGCGAGGCGCAGCTGCCGTCTTGGATCGCCCGCGAAGCAGAACGGGTCGGGCTTCGATTGGAAGACGCGGCGGCCTACGTGCTGCAGGAGGCTTGCGGCGCATCACTCTACGGCTTGCGGAGAGAATTGGAGAAATTGGCTTCCTATGTGCCGGCTGATCGGGCGGTTACCGCTGCCGATGTGCATCTGCTGCGTGGCATGGAGCCGGGAGCCTCTGTGTTCGACTTGACGCTGGCCATCGCGGAAGGTCGCCGTGGACAGGCGCTTTCTATTCTTGCGCGGAATATTGAAGCAGGAGAGGCCCCGCTTCGGATCCTTGGCTCTCTTGCGTGGCAGTATCGCCGTCTCTGGAAGGTCAAAGAGTCGCTGGCCAATGGCGGTCGTGAAGGCGAAGCGGCGAGAGGCTTGCGCATGGACCCGTGGAAGGTCCGCCCCTTCCTCAATCGGTTTTCCGAGAGGCATCTCCAATCAGCGCTAGGCCTCTTTCTGGACACCGATGGGAGGTTGAAAGGGGGCAGCGGCAGTCGACCACGACTGGTGCTGGAACGTCTGCTGTTGAAACTGTGCGAGGATACGGCAAACCCACAGGGTGAACCACCGAATCGTCCTTCGGTGCCACCCAAGCGGGTTCCTGGACGGGTCGTGTCGAACGTCCGGACGATTAAGAGCCGGACAGCCCGTTGA
- a CDS encoding class I SAM-dependent methyltransferase, translating into MAGDEFLRLRGELLASVQGEVLELGIGTGLNLPHYPETVTGLHAVDPAHFLPKTVAARSACLSFPVHIQRGSAETLTHADRRFDYVVSTWTLCTIPDPVQALREVARVLKPGGRFLFLEHGRSDDRKIAAWQDRLNPIQNVIGCGCNLNRQIDRLITQSGFTIAHLDRFSMEGVPTLVGEMYQGTATKTN; encoded by the coding sequence ATGGCCGGAGATGAATTTCTTCGCTTGCGCGGGGAGCTACTCGCTTCGGTCCAGGGTGAAGTCCTAGAACTCGGGATAGGAACCGGTCTGAATCTGCCGCACTATCCGGAGACCGTCACAGGGCTTCATGCGGTCGATCCAGCCCATTTCCTCCCAAAAACAGTCGCAGCACGCAGCGCCTGCCTCTCGTTTCCTGTTCACATCCAAAGGGGCAGCGCCGAGACCCTAACCCACGCCGATCGACGTTTCGATTATGTCGTCAGCACTTGGACGCTCTGCACGATTCCTGACCCCGTGCAAGCGTTACGGGAAGTGGCGCGGGTGCTGAAGCCGGGAGGGCGGTTTCTATTCCTGGAACATGGGCGCAGCGACGACCGAAAGATCGCCGCGTGGCAGGACCGGCTGAATCCGATTCAGAACGTGATCGGCTGCGGATGCAACCTGAACCGGCAGATCGATCGGCTGATTACCCAGTCCGGCTTCACAATCGCTCACCTCGATCGATTCAGCATGGAGGGTGTGCCCACATTGGTTGGCGAGATGTACCAGGGCACGGCAACCAAAACCAATTAG
- the pyrF gene encoding orotidine-5'-phosphate decarboxylase, whose product MVKIVARDRLIFALDVPSAAEADRLLDRLHGHISFVKVGLELYTAAGPEMVKRIVERGMRVFLDLKFLDIEETVRRATSRVAEMGVEFLTIHANRKALTAAVQGREGSALKLLAVTVLTNFDGQDLREMGIQRTVQDLVTARAALASEVGCDGVVASGEEAAAIRQKVGPHVVIVTPGVRPAGKGVDDHARATTPTQTIASGADYLVIGRPIRDAEDPAVTVAALIVEMQAAFDARG is encoded by the coding sequence ATGGTGAAGATTGTGGCACGGGATCGACTCATCTTTGCGTTAGATGTGCCCTCAGCGGCGGAAGCAGACCGGCTCTTGGACCGGCTCCACGGACATATTTCGTTCGTGAAGGTCGGCCTTGAATTGTATACCGCGGCAGGTCCCGAGATGGTGAAGCGGATTGTGGAGCGGGGCATGCGGGTGTTTCTCGACCTCAAATTTCTCGATATCGAAGAGACGGTCCGCCGCGCGACGAGTCGGGTGGCGGAGATGGGAGTGGAGTTTTTAACCATCCACGCGAACCGCAAGGCGCTCACGGCGGCCGTGCAAGGGCGGGAGGGTTCGGCGTTGAAGCTGCTGGCTGTGACCGTGCTCACGAACTTCGACGGTCAGGATCTTCGGGAAATGGGAATACAGCGGACGGTCCAAGACCTGGTCACAGCCCGGGCCGCGCTCGCCTCCGAAGTCGGCTGCGACGGCGTGGTGGCGTCCGGTGAAGAAGCAGCGGCCATCCGACAGAAAGTCGGGCCACACGTTGTGATTGTCACGCCGGGAGTCCGACCAGCCGGCAAGGGTGTCGACGACCATGCACGGGCGACGACGCCCACGCAGACGATCGCCTCCGGCGCGGATTATCTCGTGATCGGCCGGCCTATTCGCGATGCGGAAGACCCGGCCGTAACGGTGGCTGCCCTCATCGTGGAGATGCAGGCGGCCTTTGATGCGCGCGGGTAA
- a CDS encoding HAD family hydrolase, translated as MTQRSACDTQRFPDWAQIDDVLLDMDGTLLDRHFDNFFFEEELPRRYATLHALPFEAARDRLMAMYRSVEGELAWTDLDYWTKRVGIDVVAMHKELDHMIGFLPGAEDFLRHLRRLGKPVTIVTNAHSTGVSVKVAKTGLDRYVDRIVDAFEVGYLKMRPEYWPNCQRLLGFDPSRSLFMDDDEGCLIAAKEFGVAHLIHSAKSSSHLPPSPLSRFFSVAGFAPLLNGRSPA; from the coding sequence ATGACTCAACGCTCGGCGTGTGATACTCAGCGCTTCCCCGACTGGGCGCAGATCGATGACGTGCTGCTGGATATGGACGGCACGTTGCTTGACCGTCATTTCGATAACTTCTTTTTCGAAGAAGAGCTGCCGCGTCGATATGCCACGCTCCACGCCCTCCCGTTTGAGGCGGCCCGAGATCGTTTGATGGCGATGTACCGATCGGTAGAAGGCGAATTAGCGTGGACGGACCTGGACTACTGGACGAAGCGGGTCGGCATCGATGTGGTGGCGATGCACAAGGAACTCGATCACATGATCGGTTTTCTGCCGGGCGCCGAGGACTTCTTGCGCCATCTTCGGCGGCTCGGGAAGCCTGTGACCATCGTGACCAATGCCCATTCCACGGGTGTGTCGGTGAAGGTCGCCAAGACCGGCCTGGATCGCTACGTCGATCGGATCGTGGATGCGTTTGAGGTCGGCTATCTCAAGATGAGGCCGGAGTATTGGCCGAATTGTCAGCGCTTGTTGGGGTTCGATCCCTCGCGATCCCTGTTCATGGATGACGATGAAGGATGCCTGATAGCCGCGAAAGAGTTCGGGGTGGCCCACCTAATTCACAGCGCCAAGTCGAGTTCGCACTTACCGCCGTCTCCGCTCTCCCGGTTTTTCTCCGTTGCCGGATTCGCGCCGCTGCTCAACGGCCGGTCACCAGCCTAA